The Streptomyces sp. SS1-1 genome has a segment encoding these proteins:
- a CDS encoding DUF5304 domain-containing protein: protein MSEELPPSDADGHEPVDEVRTADADAWATACAEDLAEEKARRRAANGQPPGSAAEELRKFVDAVADRLSTLQSPLLGAVAGPAAQQVVKQVVEQAKAAVEPVIERNPDVFDHLAAAGGELLAAYRSAVQNQERRWTAGDDGGRAPRDDRDRGDDTGPGERIDLD from the coding sequence ATGAGCGAAGAGCTCCCCCCGTCCGACGCCGACGGGCACGAGCCCGTGGACGAGGTGCGGACGGCCGACGCCGACGCCTGGGCGACGGCCTGCGCCGAGGACCTCGCCGAGGAGAAGGCCCGCCGCCGGGCAGCGAACGGACAGCCGCCCGGCTCGGCCGCCGAGGAGCTGCGCAAGTTCGTCGACGCCGTCGCCGACCGGCTCTCCACCCTGCAGTCGCCGCTGCTCGGCGCGGTCGCCGGACCCGCCGCCCAGCAGGTGGTCAAGCAGGTCGTGGAGCAGGCCAAGGCCGCCGTCGAACCGGTCATCGAACGCAACCCGGACGTCTTCGACCACCTCGCCGCCGCCGGCGGCGAACTGCTCGCCGCCTACCGCTCGGCCGTCCAGAACCAGGAACGCCGCTGGACCGCCGGGGACGACGGCGGCCGGGCCCCGCGCGACGACCGCGACCGGGGCGACGACACCGGCCCGGGCGAGCGGATCGACCTCGACTGA
- a CDS encoding endonuclease/exonuclease/phosphatase family protein, translating to MALLPESRTDPDGSATLRVLSYNVRSLRDDTAALARVIRACAPDLVLVQEAPRFFRWRKKLARLARAADLVILTGGATAAGPAILCGLRATVERTEDVLLPLVPGHHRRGFATAVVRFGGARLGVLSCHLSLHSDERLEQAGMLLDRLAALGVEHAVAGGDLNDRPTGRAFRRLAGNLQDCWATAPWGGEHTSTPFDPHQRIDAIFATEGVEVLGCGVPLDQPGVTVDDLRAATDHLPVLAALKVPAEPKG from the coding sequence ATGGCGCTGCTCCCCGAGTCCCGCACCGACCCCGACGGTTCCGCCACCCTCCGCGTCCTCAGCTACAACGTCCGCTCCCTGCGCGACGACACCGCGGCCCTCGCCCGCGTGATCCGCGCCTGCGCCCCCGACCTGGTCCTCGTCCAGGAGGCGCCGCGGTTCTTCCGCTGGCGCAAGAAGCTCGCCCGGCTGGCCCGCGCCGCCGACCTCGTCATCCTCACCGGTGGGGCCACCGCCGCCGGACCGGCGATCCTGTGCGGACTGCGGGCCACCGTGGAACGCACCGAGGATGTGCTGCTGCCGCTGGTCCCCGGACATCACCGGCGCGGCTTCGCCACCGCCGTGGTCCGCTTCGGCGGCGCCCGCCTCGGCGTCCTCAGCTGCCACCTCTCCCTGCACTCCGACGAGCGTCTGGAACAGGCCGGCATGCTGCTGGACCGGCTGGCCGCGCTCGGTGTGGAGCACGCCGTCGCCGGGGGCGATCTGAACGACCGGCCCACCGGGCGCGCCTTCCGCCGGCTCGCCGGGAACCTCCAGGACTGCTGGGCGACCGCGCCCTGGGGCGGCGAGCACACCTCGACACCGTTCGACCCGCATCAGCGCATCGACGCGATCTTCGCCACCGAGGGCGTGGAGGTGCTCGGCTGCGGGGTGCCGCTGGACCAGCCCGGGGTGACGGTGGACGACCTGCGGGCGGCCACGGACCATCTGCCGGTCCTCGCCGCCCTCAAGGTGCCCGCCGAGCCGAAGGGCTGA
- a CDS encoding metallophosphoesterase family protein — MAPTPTGNNRTPGTRVHVVSDVHGNARDLARAGDGADALICLGDLVLFLDYADHSRGIFPDLFGVENADRIVELRTARRFDEARELGTRLWAGVGSDRAAVIEQAVRKQYREMFSVLPTPTYATYGNVDIPPLWPEYAGPGVTVLDGQRAEIGGWTFGFVGGGLRTPMRTPYEISDEEYAAKIEAVGEVDVLCTHIPPEVPELVYDTVARRFERGSRALLDAIRRTRPRYSLFGHVHQPLVRRMRVGRTECVNVGHFARTGKPWALEW; from the coding sequence ATGGCACCGACACCGACCGGAAACAACCGCACGCCGGGCACCCGCGTGCACGTGGTGAGCGACGTGCACGGCAACGCCCGCGACCTGGCCCGTGCCGGCGACGGCGCGGACGCCCTGATCTGCCTCGGCGACCTGGTGCTCTTCCTGGACTACGCCGACCACTCGCGCGGCATCTTCCCCGACCTGTTCGGCGTCGAGAACGCCGACCGCATCGTGGAGCTGCGCACCGCGCGGCGCTTCGACGAGGCCCGCGAGCTCGGGACCCGGCTGTGGGCCGGCGTCGGCTCCGACCGGGCCGCCGTGATCGAGCAGGCGGTCCGCAAGCAGTACCGCGAGATGTTCTCCGTCCTGCCGACACCGACGTACGCCACCTACGGCAACGTCGACATCCCGCCCCTGTGGCCGGAGTACGCCGGACCCGGCGTCACCGTCCTGGACGGGCAGCGGGCCGAGATCGGCGGCTGGACCTTCGGCTTCGTCGGCGGCGGCCTGCGCACCCCGATGCGCACGCCCTACGAGATCAGCGACGAGGAGTACGCAGCGAAGATCGAGGCCGTCGGCGAGGTGGACGTGCTGTGCACCCACATCCCGCCGGAGGTGCCGGAACTCGTCTACGACACCGTCGCCCGGCGCTTCGAGCGCGGCAGCCGGGCGCTGCTCGACGCGATCCGCCGCACCCGGCCCCGCTACTCGCTGTTCGGGCACGTCCACCAGCCCCTCGTACGGCGCATGCGCGTCGGCCGCACCGAGTGCGTGAACGTCGGCCACTTCGCCCGCACCGGGAAGCCCTGGGCCCTGGAGTGGTGA
- a CDS encoding ArsA family ATPase — MRTLLITGPGGSGRTTVAAATALAAAADGARTLVLSADRTDTLGAALGVRTGASPVEAGPRLTAWRPDAATGFRDDLAAFQERATGALDLLGASRLDPEEVTPLPGAEELALLRALRDAALAEAHDLLVVDLPATPHALALLSLPEELRRYLRRLLPPERQAARALRPVLGRLAGVPMPAEWLYETAARWDVELAAVEAVVADRDTVVRLVAEPGQGGADAVRAAELGLALRGLRPDAVVANRVLPEAEAGPGSWLAGPVAQQRKVTDEWRGTHDVHDVPHLGHDPRGTDDLAALAVPVVNGTSSTVEWPVTDRLADDGVLVWHIPLPGAQRDELDLIRRGDELVLTAGQFRRIVPLPSVLRRCSVDGAGLRDGELRIRFAPDPDLWPRAK, encoded by the coding sequence ATGCGCACCCTCCTGATCACCGGCCCGGGCGGCAGCGGCCGTACGACCGTCGCGGCGGCCACCGCGCTCGCCGCGGCCGCCGACGGCGCCCGCACGCTCGTGCTGAGTGCCGACCGCACCGACACCCTCGGCGCGGCACTCGGCGTGCGCACCGGCGCGTCCCCCGTCGAGGCCGGGCCCCGGCTCACCGCCTGGCGCCCCGACGCCGCCACCGGCTTCCGCGACGACCTCGCCGCCTTCCAGGAGCGGGCCACCGGCGCCCTCGACCTGCTCGGCGCCTCCCGGCTCGACCCCGAGGAGGTCACCCCGCTGCCCGGCGCGGAGGAGCTCGCGCTGCTGCGGGCCCTGCGCGACGCCGCCCTCGCCGAGGCCCACGACCTCCTCGTCGTCGACCTGCCCGCCACCCCGCACGCCCTCGCCCTGCTCTCCCTGCCCGAGGAACTGCGCCGCTACCTGCGCCGGCTGCTCCCGCCCGAACGCCAGGCCGCCCGCGCCCTGCGCCCCGTCCTCGGCCGGCTGGCCGGCGTCCCGATGCCCGCGGAGTGGCTGTACGAGACCGCCGCCCGCTGGGACGTCGAGCTGGCCGCCGTGGAGGCCGTCGTCGCCGACCGCGACACCGTCGTACGGCTCGTCGCCGAACCCGGCCAGGGCGGCGCCGACGCCGTGCGCGCCGCGGAGCTCGGCCTCGCCCTGCGCGGGCTGCGGCCCGACGCGGTGGTCGCCAACCGGGTGCTGCCCGAGGCGGAGGCCGGCCCCGGCAGCTGGCTCGCCGGGCCCGTCGCCCAGCAGCGCAAGGTGACCGACGAGTGGCGCGGCACCCACGACGTCCACGACGTCCCCCACCTCGGCCACGACCCGCGCGGCACCGACGACCTCGCCGCGCTCGCGGTGCCCGTCGTCAACGGGACGTCCTCCACGGTCGAGTGGCCCGTCACCGACCGGCTCGCCGACGACGGCGTCCTCGTCTGGCACATCCCGCTGCCCGGCGCCCAGCGCGACGAACTCGACCTGATCCGGCGCGGCGACGAACTCGTCCTCACGGCCGGTCAGTTCCGGCGTATCGTGCCGCTGCCCTCCGTGCTGCGCCGGTGCTCCGTGGACGGGGCCGGGCTGCGCGACGGCGAGCTGCGCATCCGGTTCGCGCCGGACCCGGACCTGTGGCCCCGCGCCAAGTGA
- a CDS encoding AMP-dependent synthetase/ligase, whose product MREFSLPALYEVPADGNLTDIVRRNAAQHPDVAVIARKVGGAWQDVSATTFLAEVHAAAKGLIAAGVEPGDRVGLMSRTRYEWTLMDFAIWSAGAVTVPVYETSSPEQVQWILGDSGATAVVTELDAHTAAVESVRDRLPALKHVWQIDAGGVEELGRLGQDVADATVEERGSLAKADDPATIVYTSGTTGRPKGCVLTHRSFFAECGNIVERLRPLFRTGECSVLLFLPLAHVFGRLVQIAPMMAPIKLGTVPDIKNLTDELAAFRPTLILGVPRVFEKVYNSARAKAQADGKGRIFDKAADTAIAYSRALDTPSGPSVGLKVKHKVFDKLVFSKLRAVLGGRGEYAISGGAPLGERLGHFFRGIGFTVLEGYGLTESCAATAFNPWDRQKIGTVGQPLPGSVVRIADDGEVLLHGEHLFKEYWNNPGATEEALADGWFHTGDIGTLDEDGYLRITGRKKEIIVTAGGKNVAPAVIEDRIRAHALVAECMVVGDGRPFVGALVTIDEEFLERWCADHGKPAGSTAVSLREDADLLAAIQSAIDDGNAAVSKAESVRKFRILPAQFTEESGHLTPSLKLKRNVVAKDFADEIEAIYQK is encoded by the coding sequence TTGCGCGAGTTCAGCCTTCCGGCTTTGTACGAGGTCCCTGCGGACGGCAATCTCACCGACATCGTCCGCAGAAACGCCGCGCAGCACCCGGACGTGGCCGTCATCGCCCGCAAGGTCGGCGGTGCCTGGCAGGACGTCTCGGCCACCACGTTCCTCGCCGAGGTGCACGCGGCCGCCAAGGGCCTGATCGCCGCAGGCGTCGAGCCCGGCGACCGGGTCGGCCTGATGTCCCGCACCCGCTACGAGTGGACCCTGATGGACTTCGCCATCTGGTCCGCGGGCGCGGTCACCGTGCCGGTGTACGAGACCAGCTCGCCGGAGCAGGTGCAGTGGATCCTCGGCGACTCGGGCGCCACCGCCGTCGTCACGGAGCTGGACGCCCACACCGCGGCCGTCGAGTCGGTGCGCGACCGGCTCCCCGCCCTCAAGCACGTCTGGCAGATCGACGCCGGCGGCGTCGAGGAGCTGGGCCGGCTCGGGCAGGACGTCGCCGACGCCACCGTCGAGGAGCGCGGCTCGCTCGCGAAGGCCGACGACCCGGCGACCATCGTGTACACCTCGGGCACCACGGGCCGCCCCAAGGGCTGTGTGCTGACCCACCGCAGCTTCTTCGCCGAGTGCGGCAACATCGTGGAGCGGCTGCGGCCCCTGTTCCGCACCGGCGAGTGCTCGGTCCTGCTCTTCCTGCCGCTGGCCCACGTCTTCGGCCGCCTGGTGCAGATCGCCCCGATGATGGCGCCGATCAAGCTGGGCACCGTCCCGGACATCAAGAACCTGACGGACGAGCTGGCCGCGTTCCGGCCGACGCTGATCCTGGGCGTCCCGCGGGTCTTCGAGAAGGTCTACAACTCGGCCCGGGCCAAGGCGCAGGCCGACGGCAAGGGCAGGATCTTCGACAAGGCGGCGGACACGGCGATCGCGTACAGCCGGGCGCTGGACACGCCGTCCGGGCCGTCCGTCGGCCTGAAGGTCAAGCACAAGGTCTTCGACAAGCTGGTCTTCAGCAAGCTGCGCGCGGTCCTCGGCGGCCGCGGCGAGTACGCGATCTCCGGCGGCGCCCCGCTGGGCGAGCGACTCGGTCACTTCTTCCGCGGCATCGGCTTCACCGTCCTGGAGGGCTACGGCCTGACCGAGTCCTGCGCGGCGACCGCGTTCAACCCGTGGGACCGCCAGAAGATCGGCACGGTCGGCCAGCCGCTGCCCGGCTCCGTGGTGCGCATCGCGGACGACGGCGAGGTGCTGCTGCACGGCGAGCACCTGTTCAAGGAGTACTGGAACAACCCGGGCGCCACCGAGGAGGCGCTGGCCGACGGCTGGTTCCACACGGGTGACATCGGCACCCTCGACGAGGACGGCTACCTCCGGATCACCGGCCGCAAGAAGGAGATCATCGTCACCGCGGGCGGCAAGAACGTCGCCCCGGCCGTGATCGAGGACCGCATCCGCGCGCACGCGCTGGTCGCGGAGTGCATGGTCGTCGGCGACGGGCGGCCGTTCGTGGGCGCGCTCGTCACCATCGACGAGGAGTTCCTGGAGCGCTGGTGCGCCGACCACGGCAAGCCGGCCGGTTCCACGGCGGTGTCGCTGCGCGAGGACGCGGATCTGCTCGCCGCGATCCAGTCGGCGATCGACGACGGCAACGCCGCGGTGTCGAAGGCGGAGTCGGTGCGCAAGTTCCGTATCCTGCCCGCCCAGTTCACCGAGGAGTCGGGCCATCTGACGCCGTCGCTGAAGCTCAAGCGGAACGTG
- a CDS encoding SRPBCC family protein has product MAEHTSSSITIEAAPADVMGVISDFARYPDWTGEVKEAEVLATDGQGRAEQVRLVMDAGAIKDDQVLAYTWTGDHEVSWTLVKSQMLRSLDGSYLLKPAGAGATEVTYVLTVDVKIPMLGMIKRKAEKVIIDRALAGLKKRVESAK; this is encoded by the coding sequence ATGGCGGAACACACCAGCTCGAGCATCACGATCGAGGCGGCACCGGCCGATGTCATGGGGGTCATCTCCGACTTCGCCCGCTACCCGGACTGGACCGGCGAGGTGAAGGAGGCGGAGGTCCTCGCGACCGACGGCCAGGGCCGCGCCGAGCAGGTCCGCCTCGTCATGGACGCCGGGGCGATCAAGGACGACCAGGTGCTCGCGTACACCTGGACCGGCGACCACGAGGTGTCCTGGACGCTGGTCAAGTCCCAGATGCTCCGCTCCCTGGACGGCTCCTACCTCCTCAAGCCGGCCGGCGCCGGCGCCACCGAGGTCACCTACGTCCTCACCGTGGACGTCAAGATCCCGATGCTCGGGATGATCAAGCGCAAGGCCGAGAAGGTCATCATCGACCGGGCCCTCGCCGGTCTGAAGAAGCGCGTGGAGTCCGCCAAGTAG
- a CDS encoding ROK family glucokinase translates to MGLTIGVDIGGTKIAAGVVDEEGNILSTHKVPTPGTPEGIVDAIASAVEGARAGHEIVGVGIGAAGYVNRQRSEVYFAPNIDWRNEPLKEKVEARVGLPVVVENDANAAAWGEYKFGAGKGHRNVICITLGTGLGGGIIIGNKLRRGHFGVAAEFGHIRMVPDGLLCGCGSQGCWEQYASGRALVRYAKQRANATPENAEILLGLGDGSPDGIEGKHISMAARQGDPVAVDSYRELARWAGAGLADLASLFDPSAFIVGGGLSDEGELVLDPIRKSYKRWLVGGNWRPVADVIAAQLGNKAGLVGAADLAREPDPIM, encoded by the coding sequence ATGGGACTCACCATCGGCGTCGACATCGGCGGCACGAAGATCGCGGCCGGCGTGGTCGACGAGGAAGGCAACATCCTCTCGACCCACAAGGTGCCGACCCCGGGTACGCCCGAGGGCATCGTGGACGCCATCGCCTCCGCGGTGGAGGGCGCGCGCGCCGGGCACGAGATCGTCGGCGTGGGCATCGGTGCGGCCGGATACGTCAACCGCCAGCGTTCGGAGGTGTACTTCGCGCCGAACATCGACTGGCGCAACGAGCCGCTGAAGGAGAAGGTCGAGGCCCGCGTCGGCCTCCCCGTCGTCGTGGAGAACGACGCCAACGCGGCCGCCTGGGGCGAGTACAAGTTCGGCGCGGGCAAGGGCCACCGCAACGTCATCTGCATCACGCTGGGCACCGGCCTCGGCGGCGGCATCATCATCGGCAACAAGCTGCGCCGCGGGCACTTCGGCGTGGCCGCCGAGTTCGGCCACATCCGCATGGTGCCGGACGGCCTGCTGTGCGGCTGCGGCAGCCAGGGCTGCTGGGAGCAGTACGCCTCCGGCCGTGCCCTCGTGCGCTACGCCAAGCAGCGCGCCAACGCCACCCCGGAGAACGCGGAGATCCTGCTCGGCCTGGGCGACGGCAGCCCCGACGGCATCGAGGGCAAGCACATCTCCATGGCCGCCCGGCAGGGCGACCCGGTCGCCGTCGACTCCTACCGGGAGCTCGCCCGCTGGGCCGGCGCCGGCCTCGCCGACCTGGCCTCGCTGTTCGACCCGTCCGCGTTCATCGTCGGCGGCGGCCTCTCCGACGAGGGCGAACTGGTCCTCGACCCCATCCGCAAGTCGTACAAGCGCTGGCTGGTGGGCGGCAACTGGCGCCCGGTCGCCGACGTCATCGCCGCGCAGCTCGGCAACAAGGCCGGACTGGTGGGCGCCGCCGACCTGGCCCGCGAGCCCGACCCGATCATGTGA